One stretch of Thermococcus sp. DNA includes these proteins:
- a CDS encoding ATP-binding protein — protein MREDLAKVLVEWQETWTPELVKRDFDLSLIPDEPRKVVTFAGCRRVGKTYLMFQLINELSKKVPREEVFYVNFEDERLEKKVETLTELIPTIEELYGRKGRLYLFLDEIQNIPNWDLWVRRIHDSRGDVRLFLSGSSSKLSSREIPTSLRGRALTFEVFPLSFREFLRFKGFEMPEKLDFSSKKPVLLNLLREYVLYGGFPEVVLTKDVRIKRLIVRDYFNTIIALDVVERYSIRNPEELRAFTRLLLNSEYVSLSKTARTMRSMGYSISKSTLANYLRYLGECYFAFPIEVYSSKVKLRMQHPRKIYFVDTSFLTFLSVKFSENIGRLLENTVFIEILRRGKEVNYALGDNWEVDFVLPDEGVLIQVSYDVGDEETLKREVNALRKASREFGFKNALLITWDSEGRIERGKTTIEMVPLWKFLVGEFI, from the coding sequence ATGAGGGAAGATTTAGCAAAGGTTCTGGTGGAGTGGCAGGAAACGTGGACGCCCGAGCTGGTCAAGAGGGACTTTGACCTTTCCCTGATTCCTGATGAACCTAGAAAGGTCGTAACCTTCGCAGGCTGCCGGAGGGTCGGCAAAACCTACCTGATGTTCCAGCTCATCAACGAACTGTCGAAAAAAGTCCCGAGGGAAGAGGTGTTCTACGTCAACTTCGAGGACGAGAGGCTTGAGAAGAAGGTTGAAACCCTAACCGAGCTCATCCCGACGATAGAGGAGCTCTATGGGAGGAAGGGACGGCTGTACCTATTTCTGGATGAGATACAGAACATTCCAAACTGGGACCTGTGGGTGAGGCGAATTCACGATTCGAGGGGGGATGTGAGGCTCTTCCTGAGCGGCTCTTCCTCAAAGCTATCCAGCAGGGAGATTCCGACATCACTCCGGGGCAGGGCGCTGACTTTTGAAGTTTTCCCCCTGAGCTTCCGCGAGTTTCTCAGGTTCAAGGGCTTTGAAATGCCGGAGAAACTGGACTTCAGCTCCAAAAAGCCAGTGCTCCTTAACCTGCTGAGGGAGTACGTCCTCTACGGAGGCTTTCCAGAGGTTGTTCTGACCAAAGACGTGAGGATCAAGAGGCTGATCGTCAGGGACTACTTCAACACGATAATAGCCCTCGACGTCGTTGAGAGGTATTCGATCAGAAACCCTGAGGAGCTCAGGGCGTTCACCAGGCTTCTCCTTAACTCCGAGTACGTGAGCCTGAGCAAAACCGCCAGAACGATGAGGAGCATGGGATATTCGATATCCAAATCAACGCTTGCCAACTACCTGAGGTACCTCGGGGAGTGCTACTTCGCCTTCCCAATTGAGGTTTATTCCTCTAAGGTAAAGCTCAGGATGCAGCACCCTAGAAAGATATACTTCGTTGACACATCGTTCCTGACGTTTCTGAGCGTAAAGTTCAGCGAGAACATCGGGAGGCTTTTGGAGAACACGGTTTTCATCGAGATCCTCAGGCGTGGAAAGGAAGTCAACTACGCCCTCGGAGATAACTGGGAGGTCGATTTCGTCCTGCCCGATGAAGGAGTCCTCATACAGGTTAGCTACGACGTTGGCGATGAGGAGACGCTAAAGCGTGAGGTGAACGCGCTGAGAAAGGCATCGAGGGAGTTCGGCTTTAAAAATGCCCTGTTGATTACGTGGGATTCTGAGGGAAGGATAGAAAGGGGGAAAACCACGATAGAGATGGTGCCGCTGTGGAAGTTCCTGGTTGGGGAGTTTATTTGA